The region TGATTAGTTTTAGATTGGATTTTATATTTTTTAACGAAATCTTTCGTTAGTATTTCTGAGTCACAATCAATAAATAATAACCATTCAAACTTAGCTTTTTTAGCTAATAAGTTTCGAATCGCCGATCTTCCAATATTATTGCTCAAAATTTCATATTTAACCTTTTTAAGGTTTGAAATTTTTTTATTTTCAAATAAGTTTACTGACCCGTCTTCAATACAAATAATTTCATATAGACTAGAGTTATATTCTTTTTGACATTGAATTGAAATATCAAGAATTAATTGATATACATCCCAGTTATAGCACGGTATTAAAATTGATAAGTTCATTTTATTTTTCAAAAACATTATTTTTTTCACAAATAATGGTTCTTTGAGGAAATTTATCCATTAGGTATTTATCATGCGAAGCCATGATAACAGTTTTTTTTGAAGTAATGTTTTGTAATAATTGAATTATCTCCTCTGATGTTTCAGGATCTAGGTTTCCAGTGGGTTCATCTGCTAATATGACTTCAGGATTATTGATTAATGATCTTGCAATTGCTATTCTTTGTTGTTCTCCTCCTGAAAGTTGGTGAGGTTTTTTATGTCCTTTTGTACCCATTCTTACAAGTTCTAATACTTCGGATAATCTCTGCTTTATTTTTTTATTATCTGTCCAATCAGTTGCTTGCATTACAAATAGTAAGTTATCTGCCACAGTTCGGTCTTCGAGAAGCTGAAAGTCTTGAAAAACAATTCCGATTTTTCTTCTTAGAAATGGTATCTC is a window of Flavobacteriales bacterium TMED191 DNA encoding:
- a CDS encoding ATP-binding cassette domain-containing protein: MTQPIISLEGAQIYQNNHLILKDVNFEIMNGEFVYLIGRTGSGKSSLLKTLYGDLKLIEGQGHIANFNLNKLREKEIPFLRRKIGIVFQDFQLLEDRTVADNLLFVMQATDWTDNKKIKQRLSEVLELVRMGTKGHKKPHQLSGGEQQRIAIARSLINNPEVILADEPTGNLDPETSEEIIQLLQNITSKKTVIMASHDKYLMDKFPQRTIICEKNNVFEK